In Pyxicephalus adspersus chromosome 12, UCB_Pads_2.0, whole genome shotgun sequence, a genomic segment contains:
- the LOC140342561 gene encoding nonsense-mediated mRNA decay factor SMG5-like isoform X3 gives MYYLCFRSAEERPTIEPRAGYIHQYCRVPAKQHPPPGPGSVLDGTGRSSPEPTHDRHGPAKTAGTQCMVAHFHEPFVIIIPQTARYQNELAVVNTEKLVERFYYQALTVVPQMGMPFNQLGTLAGSKYYHVEATYCYLRCIQSEVTFKGAYGNLKRLYDKAAKMFHQLKKMENRKLSPSKKRCRDIKRLLVSFMYLQRLLQPKSSSVDSELISLCQSVLEDFNLCMFYLPSPLNLSSASKDEEEYDGGYSFLHDLVIFKIVVICLMSVHSLKRADSKQYSADIAFTLALFSHLVNHVNIRLQSELEESSAQPSKMTVQYL, from the exons ATGTATTACTTGTGTTTTAGG TCTGCAGAGGAACGTCCTACAATAGAACCAAGAGCTGGGTATATTCACCAGTATTGCAGAGTCCCTGCAAAACAACATCCTCCACCAGGCCCAGGCTCAGTTCTTGATG GCACAGGAAGAAGCTCACCGGAACCAACTCATGATAGACATGGCCCAGCTAAGACTGCAGGTACACAGTGTATGGTGGCCCATTTCCATGAACCTTTCGTCATCATTATCCCTCAGACAG CTCGTTATCAGAATGAACTGGCTGTTGTGAACACTGAGAAGTTAGTAGAAAGGTTTTACTATCAAGCACTGACCGTCGTCCCACAGATGG GAATGCCATTTAACCAGCTTGGCACACTGGCAGGAAGCAAATACTACCACGTAGAAGCCACGTACTGCTACTTGCGCTG cattCAGTCGGAAGTCACATTTAAAGGTGCATATGGAAACCTGAAGAGACTATATGACAAGGCAGCCAAGATGTTTCATCAGCTGAAGAAGATGGAGAATCGAAAGTTGTCACCCAGCAAGAAGAG ATGTAGGGACATCAAACGATTGCTGGTCAGCTTCATGTATCTGCAGAGACTACTGCAACCAAAGAGCAG CTCGGTGGACTCAGAGCTGATCTCTCTGTGTCAGTCTGTTCTGGAAGATTTCAACCTGTGCATGTTTTACTTACCTTCTCCCCTAAACTTGAGCTCTGCTAGCAAAGACGAGGAGGAGTATGATGGTGGTTACTCTTTCCTGCATGACCTGGTCATCTTTAAGATTGTGGTTATCTGCTTAATGAGTGTTCACAGTTTGAAGAGGGCAG ATTCCAAGCAGTACAGTGCAGACATAGCTTTCACCTTGGCCCTCTTCTCACACTTGGTCAACCACGTGAATATAAGACTGCAGAGTGAATTGGAGGAGAGCTCCGCCCAGCCTTCCAAAATGACGGTCCAG TATCTTTAG
- the LOC140342561 gene encoding nonsense-mediated mRNA decay factor SMG5-like isoform X2, whose protein sequence is MYYLCFRSAEERPTIEPRAGYIHQYCRVPAKQHPPPGPGSVLDGTGRSSPEPTHDRHGPAKTAGTQCMVAHFHEPFVIIIPQTARYQNELAVVNTEKLVERFYYQALTVVPQMGMPFNQLGTLAGSKYYHVEATYCYLRCIQSEVTFKGAYGNLKRLYDKAAKMFHQLKKMENRKLSPSKKRCRDIKRLLVSFMYLQRLLQPKSSSVDSELISLCQSVLEDFNLCMFYLPSPLNLSSASKDEEEYDGGYSFLHDLVIFKIVVICLMSVHSLKRADSKQYSADIAFTLALFSHLVNHVNIRLQSELEESSAQPSKMTVQAT, encoded by the exons ATGTATTACTTGTGTTTTAGG TCTGCAGAGGAACGTCCTACAATAGAACCAAGAGCTGGGTATATTCACCAGTATTGCAGAGTCCCTGCAAAACAACATCCTCCACCAGGCCCAGGCTCAGTTCTTGATG GCACAGGAAGAAGCTCACCGGAACCAACTCATGATAGACATGGCCCAGCTAAGACTGCAGGTACACAGTGTATGGTGGCCCATTTCCATGAACCTTTCGTCATCATTATCCCTCAGACAG CTCGTTATCAGAATGAACTGGCTGTTGTGAACACTGAGAAGTTAGTAGAAAGGTTTTACTATCAAGCACTGACCGTCGTCCCACAGATGG GAATGCCATTTAACCAGCTTGGCACACTGGCAGGAAGCAAATACTACCACGTAGAAGCCACGTACTGCTACTTGCGCTG cattCAGTCGGAAGTCACATTTAAAGGTGCATATGGAAACCTGAAGAGACTATATGACAAGGCAGCCAAGATGTTTCATCAGCTGAAGAAGATGGAGAATCGAAAGTTGTCACCCAGCAAGAAGAG ATGTAGGGACATCAAACGATTGCTGGTCAGCTTCATGTATCTGCAGAGACTACTGCAACCAAAGAGCAG CTCGGTGGACTCAGAGCTGATCTCTCTGTGTCAGTCTGTTCTGGAAGATTTCAACCTGTGCATGTTTTACTTACCTTCTCCCCTAAACTTGAGCTCTGCTAGCAAAGACGAGGAGGAGTATGATGGTGGTTACTCTTTCCTGCATGACCTGGTCATCTTTAAGATTGTGGTTATCTGCTTAATGAGTGTTCACAGTTTGAAGAGGGCAG ATTCCAAGCAGTACAGTGCAGACATAGCTTTCACCTTGGCCCTCTTCTCACACTTGGTCAACCACGTGAATATAAGACTGCAGAGTGAATTGGAGGAGAGCTCCGCCCAGCCTTCCAAAATGACGGTCCAG
- the LOC140342561 gene encoding nonsense-mediated mRNA decay factor SMG5-like isoform X1, with protein sequence MYYLCFRSAEERPTIEPRAGYIHQYCRVPAKQHPPPGPGSVLDGTGRSSPEPTHDRHGPAKTAGTQCMVAHFHEPFVIIIPQTARYQNELAVVNTEKLVERFYYQALTVVPQMGMPFNQLGTLAGSKYYHVEATYCYLRCIQSEVTFKGAYGNLKRLYDKAAKMFHQLKKMENRKLSPSKKRCRDIKRLLVSFMYLQRLLQPKSSSVDSELISLCQSVLEDFNLCMFYLPSPLNLSSASKDEEEYDGGYSFLHDLVIFKIVVICLMSVHSLKRADSKQYSADIAFTLALFSHLVNHVNIRLQSELEESSAQPSKMTVQKNYTPTFRISE encoded by the exons ATGTATTACTTGTGTTTTAGG TCTGCAGAGGAACGTCCTACAATAGAACCAAGAGCTGGGTATATTCACCAGTATTGCAGAGTCCCTGCAAAACAACATCCTCCACCAGGCCCAGGCTCAGTTCTTGATG GCACAGGAAGAAGCTCACCGGAACCAACTCATGATAGACATGGCCCAGCTAAGACTGCAGGTACACAGTGTATGGTGGCCCATTTCCATGAACCTTTCGTCATCATTATCCCTCAGACAG CTCGTTATCAGAATGAACTGGCTGTTGTGAACACTGAGAAGTTAGTAGAAAGGTTTTACTATCAAGCACTGACCGTCGTCCCACAGATGG GAATGCCATTTAACCAGCTTGGCACACTGGCAGGAAGCAAATACTACCACGTAGAAGCCACGTACTGCTACTTGCGCTG cattCAGTCGGAAGTCACATTTAAAGGTGCATATGGAAACCTGAAGAGACTATATGACAAGGCAGCCAAGATGTTTCATCAGCTGAAGAAGATGGAGAATCGAAAGTTGTCACCCAGCAAGAAGAG ATGTAGGGACATCAAACGATTGCTGGTCAGCTTCATGTATCTGCAGAGACTACTGCAACCAAAGAGCAG CTCGGTGGACTCAGAGCTGATCTCTCTGTGTCAGTCTGTTCTGGAAGATTTCAACCTGTGCATGTTTTACTTACCTTCTCCCCTAAACTTGAGCTCTGCTAGCAAAGACGAGGAGGAGTATGATGGTGGTTACTCTTTCCTGCATGACCTGGTCATCTTTAAGATTGTGGTTATCTGCTTAATGAGTGTTCACAGTTTGAAGAGGGCAG ATTCCAAGCAGTACAGTGCAGACATAGCTTTCACCTTGGCCCTCTTCTCACACTTGGTCAACCACGTGAATATAAGACTGCAGAGTGAATTGGAGGAGAGCTCCGCCCAGCCTTCCAAAATGACGGTCCAG
- the LOC140342561 gene encoding nonsense-mediated mRNA decay factor SMG5-like isoform X4 encodes MVAHFHEPFVIIIPQTARYQNELAVVNTEKLVERFYYQALTVVPQMGMPFNQLGTLAGSKYYHVEATYCYLRCIQSEVTFKGAYGNLKRLYDKAAKMFHQLKKMENRKLSPSKKRCRDIKRLLVSFMYLQRLLQPKSSSVDSELISLCQSVLEDFNLCMFYLPSPLNLSSASKDEEEYDGGYSFLHDLVIFKIVVICLMSVHSLKRADSKQYSADIAFTLALFSHLVNHVNIRLQSELEESSAQPSKMTVQKNYTPTFRISE; translated from the exons ATGGTGGCCCATTTCCATGAACCTTTCGTCATCATTATCCCTCAGACAG CTCGTTATCAGAATGAACTGGCTGTTGTGAACACTGAGAAGTTAGTAGAAAGGTTTTACTATCAAGCACTGACCGTCGTCCCACAGATGG GAATGCCATTTAACCAGCTTGGCACACTGGCAGGAAGCAAATACTACCACGTAGAAGCCACGTACTGCTACTTGCGCTG cattCAGTCGGAAGTCACATTTAAAGGTGCATATGGAAACCTGAAGAGACTATATGACAAGGCAGCCAAGATGTTTCATCAGCTGAAGAAGATGGAGAATCGAAAGTTGTCACCCAGCAAGAAGAG ATGTAGGGACATCAAACGATTGCTGGTCAGCTTCATGTATCTGCAGAGACTACTGCAACCAAAGAGCAG CTCGGTGGACTCAGAGCTGATCTCTCTGTGTCAGTCTGTTCTGGAAGATTTCAACCTGTGCATGTTTTACTTACCTTCTCCCCTAAACTTGAGCTCTGCTAGCAAAGACGAGGAGGAGTATGATGGTGGTTACTCTTTCCTGCATGACCTGGTCATCTTTAAGATTGTGGTTATCTGCTTAATGAGTGTTCACAGTTTGAAGAGGGCAG ATTCCAAGCAGTACAGTGCAGACATAGCTTTCACCTTGGCCCTCTTCTCACACTTGGTCAACCACGTGAATATAAGACTGCAGAGTGAATTGGAGGAGAGCTCCGCCCAGCCTTCCAAAATGACGGTCCAG